The Ictidomys tridecemlineatus isolate mIctTri1 chromosome 1, mIctTri1.hap1, whole genome shotgun sequence DNA window AAGAGCCTGGTCTGCTGTCCAGAAGCGACTGTGCTCCAGATGAACCGATGAAGCCCAGGCTTCCGAAGGGACTCCAGGGCCAGCACCATTGTCCCTGAAGTGATGTGGCAAACAGCCCAACTCCACAAAACCTGCCTCTACATGAACTACAAATGGTGCCCAGAGCCCCTCCACTGCTCAATGACACAGAGCGTGCTTATTAAGTCAGGTCTGGGACCACGTCTCCACTCCAGCGTGCTCAGGTCACATTCGGCAAGCTCCCCGCATCCCTGCAGCCTGTGAGGAGCCTTATCTGTCCACAGGTGACTGCTGCGGCCACAGCCCAACACTGACTTCAAGCTCTCTCAAGTGAAGCTCTCATGGGGGAATTTTGGTCCACCAGCAGACGCTTCCGGGAACAATGTCCTTCAGAAGGCCAAGGCAGGCCTGGAACGGCAGGCCACAAGGGAGCAGGTGGATGTGCAGCAGTCTGCCCTGAGGTCTGCGCCAATCTCCAAGAGGAACATGCAGCTGACAGGGGAAGCCCTTTTCACAAGTTTGGTGCTCCCAAAACCCATGTGTCAAAAGACCTGTAGAACAGGCCAAATGAGAGGCAAGAAGATCTAGTAGCTTCGAGACATTCCCTCCTGCTGCCCAAAGCAGAAGGAGCTCTCAGGACTGAGAAAGCCTGGTGGGTAGGGTCCTGCAAATGAAAAGGGATCCAGAAGAAACAGTGGCCCCCCGATCATGGTAAACATGCCAGAAACACAGGCGTTGAACTCAACCCCTCAAGATTATGTATAGGTGTGCCCAACTGCACAGCCTTTGAACGCCTAAAACTTCCTGGAAATATGTGGGGTTCAAAACTAAGTAAATCTTTTAGGGAAAATCAAAACCATGTGCTTCCGATTCATTTATTCTTAGCTTATCAAAATGTCTTGTTGTTCTTGCTTTTAACAGATATTTGACGCCCAAGAAGTTTTAGGAATTTCCTTACCAAAGTTCTTAGCTATCTTCCTActtgagctgggtgtggtagccatgcttataatcccagtgactcagggctgaggcaggaggatctcaagttcaaggccagcctggacaattagGTGAGACACtgtccaaaattaaaaaatagagggGACGACGGGGCTGTGGCTGAGCGTTAGAGCACCCTtttgttcagtccccagtactaataaacaaacaaaaataggaaagtaaaaactCTTCCTTGTTAGCACTGAGACATATTTCCCAAGAGCAAATGATCTTTCGTCCCACAGATGAAGCCAGTATCAAATGTGGCTAAGAAATTCTTTCCTCTTTGGTTTTCCCCGTGGGTGGTAGAGGGAGTCGGTGAGCGGGCTTCCTGGCCTTCCCATCTGCTTCCTCCCTGGGACCGTCTTTCTTTGCCCTTCCTGCAGAGACCACGTGCCCAGCACTGGGCTCTCATTCCACCTTACACTACCTTTTGTTCCTTGTTTCTAAACCATCATATTATTACTGAAACTGGAGAGGCCCTGTACAGTGTGGGCTCTCCATCAGGCACCCTCAGCTGTCACTCACGAGACATTCTTAACTCCTGTCCTTTCACTAAGTCTTGGACAACTGCCACCTACTTTTGGAATTATCGACTGCATGAACAGTAAAAAGGGGGGAAAATGTAGCACGAGCAAAGGTTAGCTACAAGCACGATCAGCGACTCTCGAATGAGTGGAGACCCTCGGAATGGACTCTCCACAGATCTGAGGGCCCAGAAAGGCCACTACCAATGCTTGACAAACAGGAATGCACCCTGCATCTCAGTTCTCACCACTACTGGGGGCCCAGAGAGCATTTTGTCATCCCCTTTCTTCATGCTGGGAGTTGGTGGGTGGTCCTGCTGGCCATGGGCAACGTAGGATGTCCATGCAGGTCCACCTGCAGATCTGCACAGCTGTGGAAGTGTCCACACTCACTAATGTGGCCCCAAGGGGCTGGCCAGAGAGCACAGAGCATTGCAAGATGCCCAGGGCACCCCTTCCCTCTGGCCAGTATAAATAATGTTCACTACTAAAGGTTTACTCGCCTGGTTCAGAAATGCTCCAAGACATTCCAGTCCCAGTTCAAGTGTCAATTAACCTGCAAGAGTGACAATGGCACTTTCTGGAGGCTGCTTCCCTAATGCAGCTCAGGACCTAATCAGTCCTCTTTTAAGAGCGGCCTCCACCATCAACTTTTGAAAGAACCTGCCTGAGTTACCTATTCCTGGGTCCCAGTCCACCCCTGAGCAAACAGGAATTGGGGAGGGGGCTGCAGGCAACACACATGTAAACACGTGTGTCTAGGGGAGTTTCTGCCCCTACTCAGCAGGTGCAGAGGTGAGACGTGTGtggggaagagagcagagaggttGCATGACCCAGAGGGTGAACCCAGCTCCGGGCCTCCTCCCTCAGCCCtcaggccaacctgagcaactctCAGGAACCCACAGCATCAGCCACCTCCCACAGCCAAGGACCCTCTATTTGAATGCAGGAGGTGGTGCCCAACAAGGCTCACCTTCACTCTTCTCACTGTTGCCAATCAAGGTGCCACCCCCTCCCCTCTGGGCACCCTTCCTGACTCAGCAGCTTGCATTTACTGGCGCTGAGAACATCTCCGTATGGTGAGCTAACGAATTCCAGGAGGGACCCTGGAATCACCCCATCAGTAGGTCTCTGCAAATCCTAATTGGTAAGTTCTAGAGTCTAATTACTCTTGGCAGGGATTCAAAAATAACTCATGCTTCTTTAGAAGCATCTGAGTCATAGCAATACGTTCTTTGTATTCTACACACACTTCCTTTCCCCCACGATTCCATATGTTTCACTATCATTATTGCTACATttatcattagtttttttttttctttcaagaacaAAGTGCTGTCTGCTGAGTTGTCTAGGGTTCAGTTCACAAGCCCCTCCCAACATGGTGCTGAGCAAGGACACCAGAGTGCTGGCCACAGCACCTCAAAAGAAAAGATTGCTCGAGAAGAGCCCCTGAGCCTCCTTCAGGATATGCAAACAAAGGGGCATGACAAGGATGCTGATCTCCCACACAGATTCTACAGCAGGGGACAATTTGGTGCCCAGAATAAAACATGGACACTCTGATACATACTATGCTAAGATACAAAAAGCATCCTGGAAATGTCCTGAATTGGAGGAATTAATAACCTGATCAGAGTTTAGGGGTGGGTCAGGTGATCTCAGGAAGAGCAAAGACAAGGAAGGGAGCCTTTGACATCTGCTTACACGATGCCCGGGGAGCAATGTAGAGGCCTGCGGCCAGGTCCACATGGCATAATAACACTCGAAACACACACAGGCCACAGGGCCATCCACAAAGCCTGCCACCCAGTGTCCTCCTGACGTGTCTCTGGGGTGGCCAGTAAACAGGCCCTTTTCCGTTGAAGCTCTCAGGGGCCATGGTGTGGGCCTGGGGGTGAGGATCAGTGGCCCTGCTTGGGTGATTTTAAGTGAATTTCCAGCCAGAAACCCACTGAAGTTCCAGACCTGGGCACTGCACGAGGAGACTCCACTCAGAGGTGGTATATAAATGCACACTGAGCATGGACAAGCAGATAAATAAGAACTGCAAGAGGGGCAAGGACGCAGCCATCTCTGGAGCACCGGAACCTGACTCGTGACCTCCTTCAGCCTTATCCTTCCAATTACGTCAGAACGGATCGACACAGGGCCCAACGCTCGCGTCGTCGCTGGCTTTCATTTCACTCTTTCACAACTCGCTACAGGAGAGCAAAGTCAAAAATACACCATTCTGATCAACAGAACACATCTGTGGTGAATCCACACAGAAGCAATTAATTTCCTGGTGGTATTTTTACACTAGGGGCCTAATGCTGGTCCCCATTATATAAACAAAAACTCCAGACAGCTCCTGCTGcctgataaaaaataaatcagattgcAGAAGGCTGTTTGGCCTAGGACTGCTACAGGCTATGGCTTGTAATGAGGCATCCCAACACTAATTATGGAGCTTATTAAAGAGAATTGTCGAACTTGTACTAAAGTGCACGCTGTAATCATGTTAAAGAAGGTGGCCTCGGGAACAAGCAGCTGGCAGTCACCTTGCTGAGCAGAGAGGACCACTCGGGCAGTCAGCGAGTGGATCAAATCACAGCAACAATATCATTGTGTTTGGCAAATTGGTCAGGATAAATTTGATGGAGGGGCAGGTGAGAATCTCCGCAGCTTGGTTATAATTCACACATCACAGCCTGCCCTGCTCCCTGACATCTGCCAGGGAAGGGTCCAAGAAACTGTCAGGAGCTACCATCGCCAAcacagtattttattattaaacttaCTCTGACTCCTCTCTAAGGTTGCAAAAGCAATATTTCAATGTACTATTTCAGGAGggtagaaaaaaaagattaataaagatGTTAGGAAGCTGAACTGCTGTGAGATTTGTTTAATTATTCCCCACAGGACTGCCCCAGCAATCTGCTGACATTTAGCCCCGACCTTGCAAATCCTCGGTAAATATTAATATATCAACTCAAACAGGACCGTTGTTTTATTGGTTCACGGAGCTTGGAGAGATTctccacagcagtgaaaaataaTGTGGCGGGCTCAGGAAGACGGGCGGCTTTGATTTCACCTGCTGCTGCACGCGGGCCAGAGCGTCAACAAGATGGAAATGCGGGTGCTTTGCTGCGGCTGAGGAGTGACACTTCAGATGCCTCCGCCTCCCTTTGTACAGCCTGCCGCAGTGGTCCCCAAGCCGCAGTGGCCAGAGATTAGAAAGCGAGCAGAAGGAGAGCCGAGAGGAAAAATCACACTTCATTATCTGGGAAAGTGGAAATTTTAATAATGCGGAAGGTTGGCGCTCCCATCTGACCGGCCTCCCTCCCCTGCATCACCCTGCTACGCCCTCCTTGACCCAGCTGTGCAGGGTCCACGGACATATCTGGGGGTGGAAAGGGCTGGTGTTGACTGAGAGTTTgttaaagagaaaacagaacctGGCAGCTTCTGAATAATGTCCTCCCTGGGGCCGTGTGGGTGGGCACCCTTGCTGGATtcggttttcttttttttttggtccctgaAATTTAGAAATTCATTATGACTTGACCCCTCGTAAACACTCTGAAGTCCTTGGTGGCTGAGCGCTTGCTGTGGGCCGGGGAGCCTCCAAGTTCTTGGGTGTGAGCAGAGGGGCTGCCGGCCACATTTGGCTTTCAGATGTACTGTGCTGCAGAGTTAATGCGtgattaattttattcataaaaatgttaatCACTTCATTGTGAGATCTTTTTAGCATTCAGTGCAGTGAGCacctttttaatttctcttgccCACCATCTCACAGATGTATTTAATATTTCCAGTCATTCCTGCAACTATCCAAGGAACTGGCAATTAAGCATACGTTTAAATTTCAATAACAAGCAGAGCTACAgcccaaacaagcaaacaaacaagcaaacagaggAGACAGGAGACAGAGAGCCACCAAGACTGAAAGCGACCAACCAATGGCCAATGTGGGGAGGGGTTTCCCATGTATTGTCACTAGCTATTGCAGTGTCAACGCCTCGTGACCTTCTCCCTCTTGGCTAAAGAGCTGGGCTCACAGATCATAAACACACAGTGGAGAAACAGAGCACAGCCGACTAGGAATTAACCAAGAGATTAAATACAGGAATCAAAAATAAAAGCCCTTCATTCTGCCACCAAGAACTAGCCCTTGTGGGTGGTGGCACTGTGCGTCTGTGGGCTCCTGCTGCAGCCCGGCCATGGTGCAGCCCAACCAGACGGTAGCCCAGGACCATCAGAGACAGTGGGGGTGTCTTCAGAAGCCAGACAGCAGGCACGACAGAGAGTACTGCCACTGGGGCCCTGGCccaaaggagaggcagaggggcCCTGCTCAGCCTCTACCCACACACGGTTTAGGCCTCAGCCTCTTTTTGCTGCCTGCAGAAGCCCAGCTTTCCTCTCCAGCAGGTAACCTAGTCAGAGGTGGTGCAGAGTGGCAGGAACGTGGCATTCTGAGATGCCCACTCTGTGGTCACTGGCAGAGCAACATCCTGGGATCTTTCAAAGCAGTCTGGCCCTGAGCTCCTGGGCTGGGGGGACATGGGAGGGAGATATGACTCAAGCTCATAGCTTGCACCCCACTCCCACCAGGTCTCAGGTGACCTCTCTTCTCCACTTCTCCATTTAGGGCACTCCAGGAATTGAGGCCACACCAGGGCCTCCTGGAACCTGCTTCACCTGGGGAACTTGCTGGCTTCAGGGAGTCCTCCACTGAAAATACACGTTAAGAACCATATTTTATGACTGTTTTGGTATAAAGACAAACATTAATGTATATTAACACATTTTCTTGGATCTAAAATTCGcctttttattggaaaaaaaacacacatatcTGTAGGTTCCTAAAGGCAGGTGGCTGAGTAAGTGCCATGCTGACCAGGGACCCGGCCTCCTCAGGCACATGGTCCCTCTGGAGTGGGCTCTCTTCAGACATTTTTATCCTGCTAGGGCAGGAGATCTGCCACCAGCCACCAGTCCATGGGGCACAAAGGATGACCTTTGAAGGCCTCTGAGCTCTGGAGCCATAATTAGAGCAGCCAGCTCAGCAGGGTGCTCTTGAGGCCTGAACATTCCTTCCCCAGCAGAATGGGGCTTTAAGTGGATGCCTGCACTGGGCTGGTCAGCCTTAGCCTAGAAAGTTCTCAGGTGGCCATGGGCCACAGGGCTCCTTGGGGATGGGCCTTTCTCCCTCCAGTTACCTCCTTATGCCCAAACCCATCTACTGGAGTTCAGACCCCTCGAGGTGGGTGGGCTCTGTCTCCACTTGCAGAAGGTGGCTCCGCTCGgcctcttcttccttcctagGTTCTGCACCAGGGCCAATGCTTCCCATGAGAGCCCTCCATACCTGGACCCACTTTCTTGCCTCCATAGGAAACAATAGTTGCTGACCACCAGTGCATACTCAGTCTCAGTGGGGCACTCCAAAGCTTCCCCTCCATCCCAGGAGGTTCCAGAGCCTGGCTGAGTTAGTTCATAGTGCTGTGTTCTACGATGTGACCAGAGATAGCTGGAGTTTGGTCTGGCTTTGTAAGTACCCGTGGGCCCCAGATCTCAATGCCTGCtgaccccctccccagccctgcaagtGACCCTCTGGGCATGACTTACTCCCCTCCTTGTCCActcttcatttgcagtaacacaGGCAAACCAGGTCCAGAGCTTTCAGAAGCACATTTCAGATTCCCAACTTCCTCATTCATGTCCACAAACCCCAGGATCTACCAGGAAGCCCTGTGGCATATCCCACCTTCCTAGGTAAGATGAGCTGCCTGCTTGCACCctcaggaaaggaagaagggcaGTGGGGACTGAATGAGCCTCTCAGCTCAGGCAAGGTCTGGGCAGTTTGACCAGAGCTGAGCAGCCAGGGCAGCCTCCTGTCCTCCGAGGAAGCTGGCCCAAAGACACCACGGTACTCTAGTTGCCCAGTCCTCTGTCTCCTAGctacctccctcccctctcctctcaccCTTCTTCTCTTTGCAAGAGTTCTATCTACAAGGAGGATTGAAATGTCACAGGACATGATTCATCAGGTGGCATCCCTCGGGGCCAAGGTGTGTGCTGCACTCACCAGTGTCACTGAGATGTAAGTGTGAAttctccattttacaggtgagataAATGTGCAGGTGAATATCATTGTTCAGAGAAGGAAGGGCAGTGTGCTGGAGCTGGGAGATCCGAGACCGCTGGCAGGTCAGCCCTGGGGCAGGCCCACTCCCTGGCTCTTCGGGTCCAGCTGAGCTCAGAGGGCTGGGCTGGTGCTCTGCCTGTCTCTGGAGCAGGTCTGGGCTGGGCTGGAGAAGCATCCCTGCTGCCCGGGATTCTTGACCTCCCTCCACAACACACTTCCAGTTGTGCTCCCCAGAAAGAAAGTTCTCTGTTCTGCACATGGTGTATTGACACAGGAAACCTGTTCCTCGGAAGAGGAACCTACATTTAGAACACTAGGCCCCTCGACAAGACTCTGCCCTTCTCCCTGGGGGATAAGTCTCTCCTCCCTGCCAGTGACTGAGCTGCTGCCATTCCCTCCTGTCCTTGTGGGGGTGGGGCACTGCAGGGAGCTCCTTCGCTCAGGTAGACACTGCAGAGGCAAAGGTGACCTCTGCATGTTCATGTCCACTCCAGAGTTTGCAGGGGATGGAACAATGGGCACCTGGGGTGCTTCCTAGCCCACCCGACACACCTGTATAGATGCAGTGCTGAATAAAGGTGTAAACAAATTGCTCACCAAAGACAAAAATGCCTTTCAGGGCTTGATTGAATATTCATTTCTTGcttttcatttgagaaaaataattctgAGTCTAGCAGTCTGATTTCTTTGCATGGGAAACTTGACTCTCAGAAACACCCATGGAACCTTCATAATTTCTAGACCACTATAACCCGTGGCCTGAACTCCTCCAGTGGCCACATGATGTCCTAGTCTCTTCTGTAGCAAGCAGCAAGGTTTCAAATGTCtgcatagaattaaaaaaaaaagaataatggaagTACTGGGTGTGCCTCAGCAGACATATGGATGAATGGACCATCTGATGATGtgatttggggaaagaaaaatgctgAGCCTGGTGGCAGCCAGAGGTCCACCTGGATCTGCCTGCTAACTTCAGAGTCACCCAGAAGGGATCTTCCAATGGTTTGTATGCCTGAGAAGTAAACCTGTGTGGCTGAAATTTCCATTCCTCATCCAATGCTTGGGTCAGGGGGTTAGTAAGGCTCTTTAGGAGCACAGTCTCTCCAAGGACAGAGGACACATTTGACCTCAGCAGTCAGGGTGGGGTCAGAGGCACGTTTCAGGACCTCTGGAGGACTGTGAGGCTCCTTGAAGCCCAGGGCAGAAGATGGACCAAAAATACCCCTCTGACTCAGCAAGCTCCACTCGGATAATGAAAATACAcagcatattttcatatttcccaCTCTCTGGAACGGCCAGGTGACTACCCAGCAAGCCCCAACACGGCACCCCcaatacacactcacacacacacacacacacacacacacacacacacacacacacacacgagtgaCCCCAGAAACTCAGAGCAAATACTATCGCGGTAAAACCAGTTCTCACGGAGCCCCAACGCCCAGCACCCCCAGATTGGTGCCACGCCCCAGAAGCGACATCATCTGACGGGTCAGAGCCCCATTCCGCTTTCCGACCATAGAGGGCGCCTCGAGCACGTCCATTCAGAAACTCTCTAAGGTGGCCACAGCCCGAGCCCGCTGGCCGCGCGGTCCACTGGGCAGCGAGGCCCAGCTCTTCTTGGGGCGCcgtcccacccctccccaccgcTCACTGCCGCGCACCCCACAGTCAGGCCACTTCTCGCGCAGCGGCTTTCTCGCCTCCTCCCCGAGGCTTTTCTTCCACCCTAGGGCCCCAGACCCTATCCTCTGCCGGAAAGGACCGGCAAGTGAGGAGAAGCGCTGGGGAAAACGCAGGCGCGCGTAGGAGGTGTCTGCTCGGGATGGGGAGAGCTGCCGGAGCCTCAGCAGCAGAGGAACGGTGGGCAAAGACATCCTGCCCGACTTTCCCGCCGTAGTTGGCCGGCGCCCTTCACTAAGCGCAGCCTGGGAGCTGCGGGGCCCGAAGGGGCACGGAAAAGGGAGGCACAGGCTCAGGGGATAGGTGGACGGGGTGGGGACGTGCACTTCTCCCCACTAAGCGGGTTTCTGCACATCCTTGCAGGCGGGTTTTGAACTATTTGCTTTCTCAGTGTTTGCGAACTCAAGTCGCCGGCGTCCCAAGAGCCCCTGCGCAGGGTTCCCAGAGCCACCATTCGGGCTGCTTCGATCGCACGGGGGCCAGACCTGCAGACTTAAGTGCCGCATTTAGGATACTTTTCCACTCGCGCGCGTCCCTGGCCAGCTCCTTCGTGCATTGTTTTCTGTCGTCTCTCGCAGCTGCCTCCTCCCCTGCCGGGCCCCGGGCATCTGGCGGATTATTTGTTCTTGGCTCACTcagtgcgcgcgcgcgcgcgttaCGGGGCAAAAAAAGACGCAGACCGTGGCAAGGAGGTTAAAGGGGCGTCCTTGACGGACCAgacccctcccctcttcctcgaCTTTTACCGCAGCCATATCTGGCTCACTCGCTCTCCTAGAGAACCCCGGAACTGCAGCGCTTCCAGCACGTCTCTCTGGAGAATTTAAAAGAATCTTCAAAATTTCCAGGTTACGTTTAaccaaataactaaaaaaaaaattaaaaatgtattcgGTACTggattatttttgtatttcaccCAGAAGCCAACCTTACACCAAGAGGCACTGTTCAGACTACTTACGAACTGATTTTGAATCCAAATTTctcctttggggggggggggtgtttcgAAATTCTTTTAATTTACCCCCATTTCTGCCTACTTAAAAATCACTTTATAAACTAAGTAAAATTGAACTCATTTTGTCCCAAGAAAGATGTGCCCCAGATAAATGTTTGAATAAGCGTTGAAAAGAATTGACCTGCCAACAAGAAACTGTTCTAGtgacaatattaacaaactcagcCACCACTACCACAAGCAAATGCCTGTTTGAAACACCGGCTTGCAGAGTGGGAACTCTCTGCAGGCCCTCCCCCAGGAGTCGCTCTCCGCTAGCCACAGGCCTTGGAGCCCTGCGCAGGGTTCCAGGATCCTGGTGCACCCCTCCCACACAGGCTATGCATAGCCACACACTGCAGCAGGAGCGTCGGGCTTCATTTCATTTAGTTTATTAGACAAAAATATATGATTTAGACAAGTTCGCTGACGCGCTATTTACAATCTGAAATCACTCtatttacagaaagaaagaaagaaagaaaaaaacaaagaaaaagaagacacaagCAGGTGGGGTCATTTACCGAATCGGATAATCAACCCGAGCGTGGTGACAGCCACCGGAGCCGCAGGCAGAGGCCTGGCCACCGGGTCGCGAGCTCAGGGTGGACGAGCCCCTTTCTGCAGGAAAGCGATGGATGAGAGTCGTTGACGTCGTTGTCATATTTGTCCTTTACACCAGTCTGAAATATTTGTCTTAATTCCTCCCTCATCTCCTCCCTCCCaactcctcccccctccccccgcaaaaGTAAAAGAAGACCCTTAATCAGGCTGACGGGAGCGCTGCTAGGATCCGCGGCGTTCCCTCCTGCGGGGCCAGCGAGCTGCATGGGAAACACAGCAAAACAAGAAGACACGAGTCACGTCAGTGGAGGGACGCTGCGACACTGAATCCACTTCTACCAGCAGAACTCAGGGTGGGGGCTGCAGCCCGCGCCGGCTCCCGGCTCCTGAGAAACTCGAATCTACTCTGCTGGTCCGGTGCCGGCTTGGCGGATAGCACTACAATAATGGCTGCACGACCCCCACAGCCTACCCGCCCGCTCTGCCCCGACCTAGACCAGCCCCCAGCTCCACCCGGTCCCTGGGCAAAAGCGAACAGCACTCACTTTTCTCGTACCGGCTGGAAGGGCGATTTTAACGGTTGTGCGGGCGAATCCGGCCTAGGAATGAGGTCTCTCTCTGCGGGGAGGGGGAGAGGCAGAAGGTTAGGGTAGGGAGACCCAGGAGGGGGCGGGGCGGCAGCGAAGGTTAGGAGGCTCCCTCCCCACGCATTCCTTCCCTCTGCTCCGCAGGTTGGCGAGGGAaacttcctcccctccccctagCAGGAGCCGGTCTCGGGTACAACACCGCCCGCTCCAAGAGCCCTAGGGCCGTGGCCTAGCTCGCCCGGCCTTAAGCTTACCCCACCCCTCCCAGATCTGTATTTTCCTAGCCTCCGTTTGGGTGGACAAGGCGCAGGTACCTGGGAGCGCAGGGCTGCTACGGGCCGAGGCCTTGTCGACGTGGAGAGCCCCGGTGGCAACAGTGACGGGTGGCTGTGGCGGTGGTGGCGCTGGCAGGTGCGGCCCATGGGGCGCGGCGTGGGGCGCTCCGACGCCCAGGAAGGAACGCATGTTCAGCAGCGAGCCCTGTGCTAGGAACGCACCATTGGTCCAGTTGGAGAACTTGCCGATGTGGCAGGTGTACAGTCCGTGGCTAGGCAGAAAAGCGGGGTGTTGCAGCGGCGCACCGGTGGGAGGCCCATGGGCACCCGGATGGCCCGTGGGGGGCGGCGGAGACGCCTTGGGCGCGCCGTCGGGGCTGGTGGCTGTCTCCGCCAGCGACCAGATCTTGGGCTTGCTGTGCGGCGCGCCCTGCAGGCCGACTGCCGCGGCGCCAGGGCTCAGCAGGCGAGTGCTTCCAGGTTCTGGGACATCCTTGGCCAGACCCAAGGGCGAGTCTTGGGGCTTGAGCATGTCGGCAGCTGCTAGCGGCGAGCCCTGATCCCGGGCAAGCGCAGCAGGAGCGGCGGGCGCGCGAGGCGCCTCTGCCTTGTCCTCCTCGTCCTCGTTGCTCTGGTCGCCGTCATGTTCGTCAATCTTGTCAATGTCAATGCTCTCCAGGTCTATCTCTTCATCGTCCTCGGCTTTCTCGGGGTCACCCTCAGTGTCGCTACCAAAGAGGGTACCGTCCTCCTGGTCCTTGCTGCGCGCACCCCATGTAACCTTGTTCTCCTTCTTGAGGCGCCGGCGCGCGTTGGCGAACCAGGTGGAGACCTGCGTGAGGGTCATCTTGGTGATGATGGCCAGCATGATCTTCTCGCCCTTGGTGGGGTACGGGTTCTTGCGGTGCTCGTTCAGCCAGGCCTTGAGCGTGCTGGTGCTCTCGCGCGTGGCGTTCTTGGGCCGCCCGGGGTCCCCGTATTGGAACTGGCCGTAGGGGTAATAGGCTGGTGCTGTGTGGGCTGCGAAGGTGGCGGGGTGCACCCCAGGGT harbors:
- the Irx1 gene encoding iroquois-class homeodomain protein IRX-1, with translation MSFPQLGYPQYLSAAGPGAYGSERPGVLAAAAAAAAAASSGRPGAAELGAGAGAAAVTSVLGMYAAAGPYAGAPNYSAFLPYAADLSLFSQMGSQYELKDNPGVHPATFAAHTAPAYYPYGQFQYGDPGRPKNATRESTSTLKAWLNEHRKNPYPTKGEKIMLAIITKMTLTQVSTWFANARRRLKKENKVTWGARSKDQEDGTLFGSDTEGDPEKAEDDEEIDLESIDIDKIDEHDGDQSNEDEEDKAEAPRAPAAPAALARDQGSPLAAADMLKPQDSPLGLAKDVPEPGSTRLLSPGAAAVGLQGAPHSKPKIWSLAETATSPDGAPKASPPPPTGHPGAHGPPTGAPLQHPAFLPSHGLYTCHIGKFSNWTNGAFLAQGSLLNMRSFLGVGAPHAAPHGPHLPAPPPPQPPVTVATGALHVDKASARSSPALPERDLIPRPDSPAQPLKSPFQPVRENSLAPQEGTPRILAALPSA